GAACTGCTGGGCAAGGATCTTGGCGAGAGAGGTCTTCCCCACGCCGATCGGCCCTTCGATGCCGATATACCGGGGTGCCTTCTGGGAGGTCATGTCCGGTTGATTTTAGTCGCCGCGGGCCGGAAAAGTCCACCGTTTTCCGAAAGAACCCCTGTCCCGTGGTTTCCCCCTTGACAGGTTATGGGCATATGACAATAATAATCACGGGAGGGCCACGATATGGCAAGGCCGGTAACCTGCAGGAGGGTCGGTTGCTCCCCGGAGCCCCGTTACTTCAAGCCGAGAGGAATTCCCCTTTTCCGTCTCGAAGAATCCGTGGTCACCATGGATGAATGGGAAGCGATACGGCTCGCCGACTGGGAAGGGCTCTACCAGGAGGAGGCGGCCGAACGGATGAACGTTTCGCGGCAGACATTCGGAAGAATCGTGGAATCCGCGCGCAGAAAAGTCGCGGACGCGCTGGTGAACGGAAAGGCGCTGAGAATCGAGGGAGGTGAGATCGAAATGGCAACGGAGAAGAGATCGTTCCTATGCGCCGATTGCGGACACTCCTGGGAGGTCCCCTACGGGGGAGGCAGGCAGGCGGGGTGCCCCAAATGCACGAGTGTCAATTTCCACCGGACGGACGAAGGCAGGGGACGTGGCTTCGGCAGGGGGCGGGGAGCGTCCGGAAGAGGGTTGTGCGGGCGCCGGGAATAAGCCGTCTCAGGGAGTTTCCCGGTATCGGCGGGGCCATCTTTTTCCGGGCGGCCCCGTTTCTTTCTCCCCGTCTTCGCGAATCCCCCGGAGAGTGCGGGCCAGGGC
This is a stretch of genomic DNA from Candidatus Deferrimicrobiaceae bacterium. It encodes these proteins:
- a CDS encoding DUF134 domain-containing protein, which codes for MARPVTCRRVGCSPEPRYFKPRGIPLFRLEESVVTMDEWEAIRLADWEGLYQEEAAERMNVSRQTFGRIVESARRKVADALVNGKALRIEGGEIEMATEKRSFLCADCGHSWEVPYGGGRQAGCPKCTSVNFHRTDEGRGRGFGRGRGASGRGLCGRRE